The following are encoded in a window of Castanea sativa cultivar Marrone di Chiusa Pesio chromosome 9, ASM4071231v1 genomic DNA:
- the LOC142611085 gene encoding NDR1/HIN1-like protein 10, producing MAEKETHLNGSYPGPSIPPPNQADKRKGRGCFCCLFGCLWKTIVALILIIVLAIFICWLILQPRMFKVHITDAKLTQFNFTNNNNNLQYKLDLNITLRNPNKKMAIYFDKIEANAFYEGQRFDTEHLTIWGFKVERKSTHILNATFAGQQWMELGANELDFNEEKSFGVYSIDLKCYLRIRFRIGDFIGGDHKPKVKCGLKVPLSSNGNLSTARFETTGCDVHLF from the coding sequence ATGGCAGAGAAAGAAACCCACTTGAATGGTTCCTACCCCGGCCCATCAATACCACCACCAAACCAAGCCGACAAACGCAAAGGCCGTGGCTGCTTTTGTTGCCTTTTTGGCTGCCTTTGGAAAACCATAGTGGCCTTGATTCTCATCATTGTCCTTGCTATCTTCATCTGTTGGCTTATCCTTCAACCCAGAATGTTCAAGGTCCATATCACGGATGCCAAGCTCACTCAGTTCAATttcacaaacaacaacaacaatcttCAATACAAACTTGACCTCAACATCACTCTCAGAAACCCCAACAAGAAGATGGCTATCTACTTCGACAAAATCGAGGCCAATGCGTTCTACGAGGGTCAGAGGTTCGATACAGAGCATTTGACGATTTGGGGTTTTAAAGTAGAACGCAAGAGTACGCATATTTTGAATGCAACGTTTGCAGGTCAGCAATGGATGGAGCTTGGAGCTAATGAGCTTGACTTCAATGAGGAAAAAAGTTTTGGGGTTTATAGCATTGATTTGAAATGCTATCTTCGTATTAGGTTCAGGATTGGAGACTTCATTGGTGGGGATCACAAGCCCAAGGTTAAGTGTGGACTGAAAGTGCCATTGAGTTCTAATGGAAATTTATCAACAGCTCGATTTGAGACTACCGGGTGCGACGTCCATTTGTTCTAA
- the LOC142610849 gene encoding NDR1/HIN1-like protein 10: MAEKEPHLNGSCPGPSIPPPNQEDKHKRRGCFCCLFGCLWKTIVALILIIVLAIFICWLILQPRMFKVHITDAKLTQFNFTNNNNLQYKLDLNITLRNPNKKMAIYFDKIEANAFYEGQRFDTENLTIWGFKVEHKSTHFLNATFAGQQWMVLGANELDFNEEKSVGVYSIYLKCYLRIRFRIGDFIGGDHKPKVRCGLKVPLISNENLSTARFETTRCDVQLF; the protein is encoded by the coding sequence ATGGCAGAGAAAGAACCCCACTTGAATGGTTCCTGCCCCGGCCCATCTATACCACCACCGAACCAAGAAGACAAACACAAACGCCGTGGCTGCTTTTGTTGCCTTTTTGGCTGCCTTTGGAAAACCATAGTGGCCTTGATTCTCATCATTGTCCTTGCTATCTTCATCTGTTGGCTTATCCTTCAACCCAGAATGTTCAAGGTCCATATCACAGATGCCAAACTCACTCAGTTCAATTtcacaaacaacaacaatcttCAATACAAACTTGACCTCAACATCACTCTCAGAAACCCCAACAAGAAGATGGCTATCTACTTCGACAAAATCGAGGCAAATGCGTTCTACGAGGGCCAGAGGTTCGATACAGAGAATTTGACGATATGGGGTTTTAAAGTAGAACACAAGAGTACGCATTTTTTGAATGCAACGTTTGCAGGTCAGCAATGGATGGTGCTTGGAGCTAATGAGCTTGACTTCAATGAGGAAAAAAGTGTTGGGGTTTATAGCATTTATTTGAAGTGCTATCTTCGTATTAGGTTCAGGATTGGAGATTTCATTGGTGGGGATCACAAGCCCAAGGTTAGGTGCGGATTGAAAGTTCCATTGATTTCTAATGAAAATTTATCAACAGCTCGATTTGAGACTACCAGGTGCGACGTCCAATTGTTCTAA
- the LOC142611338 gene encoding NDR1/HIN1-like protein 10 — MAEKQNQPLNGAYYGPSVPPPRQAYHRPGRGRGCGCLGCLLRLIVSLVVIIGLAVLIFWLIFRPTNLKFYATEASLTQFNFTSNNTLQYNLAVTITARNPNKKIGVYYDYIEVRASYDGQRFDTKSLTPFYQGHKSTNVLNTEFSGQHFVLLAAEELSEFNSEKTAGVYNIDVKLYLQLRLKVGKLKTWKLKPKVDCELKVPLSSNGNLATGFESTKCDIDF; from the coding sequence ATGGCAGAGAAACAAAACCAACCCTTGAATGGTGCCTACTATGGCCCCTCAGTCCCGCCGCCTCGCCAAGCCTATCACCGCCCTGGCCGTGGCAGAGGCTGCGGCTGCCTTGGCTGCCTTTTGAGACTCATAGTCTCATTGGTTGTCATCATTGGCCTTGCTGTTCTCATCTTTTGGCTTATCTTCCGCCCCACCAACTTGAAATTCTACGCCACAGAAGCCTCGCTTACCCAATTCAATTTCACGTCCAACAACACTCTCCAGTACAACCTTGCCGTCACCATCACTGCCAGAAACCCCAACAAGAAGATCGGTGTCTACTACGATTATATAGAGGTTAGGGCTTCCTATGATGGCCAGAGGTTTGATACCAAGAGTTTGACACCGTTTTACCAAGGGCATAAGAGTACGAATGTTTTGAACACAGAGTTTTCAGGGCAGCATTTTGTGCTGCTTGCGGCTGAGGAGCTTTCTGAGTTTAATTCCGAGAAGACTGCTGGGGTTTATAACATTGATGTGAAGCTTTATCTTCAGCTTAGGTTGAAGGTAGGAAAGTTGAAGACATGGAAGTTGAAGCCCAAGGTTGACTGCGAGTTGAAAGTTCCATTGAGTTCTAATGGAAATTTAGCCACTGGTTTTGAGAGTACCAAGTGCGACATTGATTTTTGA
- the LOC142610804 gene encoding NDR1/HIN1-like protein 10, whose product MVEKEPHSNGSCPCPSIPPPNQEDKHKSRGCICCLFGCLWKTIVALIVIIVLAIFICWLILQPRIFKVHITDAKLTQFNFTNNNNNLQYKLDLNITLRNPNKKMAIYFDKIEANAFYEGQRFDTENLTVWGFKVERKSTHFLNATFAGQQWMVLGANELDFNEQKSVGVYSIDLKCYLRIRFRIGDFIGGNHKPKVRCGLKVPLISNGNLSTARFETTRCDVHLF is encoded by the coding sequence ATGGTAGAGAAAGAACCCCACTCGAATGGTTCCTGCCCCTGCCCATCTATACCACCACCGAACCAAGAAGACAAACACAAAAGCCGTGGCTGCATTTGTTGCCTTTTTGGCTGCCTTTGGAAAACCATAGTGGCCTTGATTGTCATCATTGTCCTTGCTATCTTCATCTGTTGGCTTATCCTTCAGCCCAGAATATTCAAGGTCCACATCACGGATGCCAAACTCACTCAGTTCAATttcacaaacaacaacaacaatcttCAATACAAACTCGATCTCAACATCACTCTCAGAAATCCCAACAAGAAGATGGCTATCTACTTCGACAAAATCGAGGCCAATGCGTTCTACGAGGGCCAGAGGTTCGATACAGAGAATTTGACGGTATGGGGTTTTAAAGTAGAACGCAAGAGTACCCATTTTTTGAATGCAACGTTTGCAGGTCAGCAATGGATGGTGCTTGGAGCTAATGAGCTTGACTTCAATGAGCAAAAAAGTGTTGGGGTTTATAGCATTGATTTGAAGTGCTATCTTCGTATTAGGTTCAGGATTGGAGATTTCATTGGTGGGAATCACAAGCCCAAGGTTAGGTGCGGATTGAAAGTTCCATTGATTTCTAATGGAAATTTATCAACAGCTCGATTTGAGACTACCAGGTGCGACGTCCATTTGTTCTAA